In Biomphalaria glabrata chromosome 11, xgBioGlab47.1, whole genome shotgun sequence, the following proteins share a genomic window:
- the LOC106069839 gene encoding proteinase-activated receptor 1-like — translation MSILDCHNGTGSNCSSFNSSDTLNETEQSNEFEDYYDTAYNLAYEDVKYIFRNYNILLWILGVPSNALIIALIVSMKRIGAASFLIIYLSVMDSLTLTAYLVQRQLYYTDHQKTTWSCRFYHSAGLSFAGVANWTLVLITVERFLSVCYPFRRQLLISKNFFIISVGILSIVLTLVIFTMEALTADASEGVCQEHDDEHLLEIARVLIIYAIPFFFIAIFTAAVLRKISSSSKRRASITSLQIKPCSTKNGGPENGHTTMTSIQMIETSLSQLMLAAAFLYLALNILYCVEALVLKQIYQHNKSRRLHHLDFACRIIRDWNHALNLYVYLAFSKGFRLNFRKLFRFNDRAFGSFRRASSSSTGGHTTVSSTKTTSENTETVH, via the exons ATGTCCATACTTGACTGTCACAACGGCACCGGCTCAAACTGTTCCTCTTTCAATTCAAGCGACACTCTCAATGAAACGGAACAATCAAATGAATTCGAAGATTATTATGACAC TGCATACAATCTGGCCTATGAAGATGTCAAGTATATATTTcgaaattacaatattttgctGTGGATTCTTGGCGTGCCAAGCAATGCGCTCATTATCGCCCTTATCGTGAGTATGAAACGCATTGGTGCGGCCTCGTTCCTAATCATCTATCTCTCCGTCATGGACAGCTTGACCTTGACTGCCTACCTGGTCCAACGTCAGCTGTACTACACCGATCACCAGAAAACCACCTGGAGCTGCAGATTTTACCACTCGGCGGGATTATCCTTTGCTGGAGTGGCTAACTGGACTTTGGTGTTGATCACTGTGGAAAGGTTTTTGTCTGTCTGCTACCCATTCCGACGACAGCTTCTGATAAGCAAGAACTTCTTCATAATCTCCGTTGGAATACTTTCTATTGTGCTAACTCTGGTTATCTTTACCATGGAGGCTCTCACAGCTGATGCATCGGAAGGCGTCTGCCAAGAGCACGATGACGAGCACCTCTTAGAGATTGCTAGAGTGTTAATTATTTACGCCATACCGTTTTTCTTCATTGCCATCTTTACCGCTGCCGTTCTCCGTAAGATAAGCTCCAGCTCCAAGAGAAGGGCTTCGATCACTTCACTTCAAATAAAACCGTGCTCAACGAAAAACGGCGGGCCGGAAAACGGCCACACCACCATGACAAGCATTCAGATGATAGAGACGTCCCTGAGCCAGCTCATGCTAGCAGCTGCCTTCTTGTACCTCGCCCTGAACATCCTGTACTGCGTGGAAGCGCTGGTGCTGAAACAAATCTACCAGCACAACAAGTCGAGGAGGCTACATCACCTGGACTTCGCGTGCCGCATCATTCGGGACTGGAACCACGCCTTGAACCTGTACGTTTACCTGGCCTTCTCCAAAGGTTTTCGATTGAATTTTAGAAAGCTTTTCCGGTTCAATGATCGGGCGTTTGGGTCGTTCCGAAGGGCGAGCAGCAGTAGCACAGGAGGACACACCACGGTGTCATCAACAAAGACCACTTCAGAGAATACTGAGACTGTACATTAA
- the LOC106069832 gene encoding neurotensin receptor type 1-like, giving the protein MMAMMSETNSLSNITNTSTNTCLNTCPNTCLNTSFVFSQEIATANANILIAVRFITSVGVAGNLVVFVTICKMKTSSSASFLVAFLAVCDALALMTKCATYELNLENGPMFCKLGMVPMSMSTAITNWTLVLICVERFIAVHYPLQKRYLLTKTRMKAAVLVVTVLLAVALSALSLTFRDYDAQKCSCVVRTIIIFHLMSDGLDIFIPFVLITVLTIAVIRKIYREKTNRASTLREGSVPNEAGTFLPSYKPPQPNIEKTMSVLMIIAVALYFILNAPLSVYVFLIAPFIRENTFYASMLLYVFKDVSHALNMFLYFFLCRGFRRALVELLKCQQQT; this is encoded by the exons ATGATGGCGATGATGTCGGAGACCAACAGTTTGTCTAACATAACGAACACGTCAACAAACACATGTCTGAACACATGTCCAAACACATGTCTGAACACATCGTTTGTTTTCAGTCAAGAAAT AGCGACAGCTAATGCAAACATCCTGATTGCGGTTCGTTTCATCACCAGTGTGGGAGTGGCCGGAAACCTTGTGGTCTTCGTCACGATCTGCAAGATGAAGACATCCAGCTCAGCTTCCTTCTTGGTGGCCTTCTTGGCCGTTTGCGACGCCCTGGCCCTGATGACCAAGTGCGCCACCTACGAGCTGAACCTGGAAAACGGCCCCATGTTCTGTAAGCTAGGCATGGTGCCCATGAGCATGTCCACGGCGATCACAAACTGGACCTTGGTGCTCATCTGCGTGGAACGTTTCATCGCCGTCCACTACCCATTACAGAAGAGGTACCTCCTCACCAAGACGCGAATGAAAGCCGCGGTGCTTGTCGTGACGGTTCTCCTGGCTGTAGCCCTCAGTGCCTTGAGCTTGACATTTCGAGACTACGACGCCCAGAAATGTTCATGCGTTGTGAGGACCATCATTATCTTTCATTTGATGTCAGACGGCCTTGACATTTTCATCCCGTTCGTTCTGATCACAGTTTTAACCATCGCCGTCATCAGAAAGATTTACAGGGAGAAAACGAATCGAGCGTCCACTCTGAGGGAAGGGAGCGTTCCCAACGAGGCTGGAACCTTCCTTCCGTCGTACAAACCTCCGCAGCCAAATATCGAAAAGACAATGAGTGTATTAATGATCATAGCAGTGGCTTTGTACTTCATCCTGAACGCTCCCCTGTCTGTGTACGTGTTCCTAATAGCCCCATTTATTAGAGAAAACACTTTCTACGCATCAATGCTACTGTATGTTTTCAAAGATGTCTCTCACGCGCTGAATATGTttctgtatttctttttatgCAGGGGATTTAGAAGAGCGTTGGTTgagcttttaaaatgtcaacaacaaACTTGA